From the genome of Eublepharis macularius isolate TG4126 chromosome 12, MPM_Emac_v1.0, whole genome shotgun sequence, one region includes:
- the LOC129340329 gene encoding pro-adrenomedullin-like: MDSRSVLMLLCLLTTSSCQPWRAWWMPDRRQPPPVVSLEHLQKIHGGEDVRAPQKPGLEAGERPPWWASSEGARNQLSLFRSSVPGHRFPRHLLASPPVRGCHLGTCQIQNLANLLYRYGGNNQKDESSKNNKGATGPMGYGRRKRRAVSVPT, from the exons ATGGATTCCAGAAGTGTCCTTATGTTGCTCTGTTTGCTGACAACATCCTCATGTCAGCCTTGGAGGGCATGGTGGATGCCAGACAG GAGGCAGCCTCCTCCTGTTGTCTCCTTGGAACACCTCCAAAAGATCCATGGAGGAGAAGATGTCAGAGCGCCTCAGAAGCCTGGATTGGAGGCAGGGGAAAGACCCCCTTGGTGGGCATCATCAGAGGGAGCAAGGAACCAGCTCAGCCTGTTTAGGAG CTCTGTACCTGGACACCGTTTTCCCCGTCATCTACTGGCTTCACCTCCTGTGCGTGGATGCCACCTTGGTACTTGCCAGATCCAGAACCTTGCCAATCTGCTCTATCGTTACGGGGGCAACAACCAGAAAGATGAATCCAGCAAGAACAACAAGGGCGCTACTGGTCCCATGGGCTACGGCCGCAGGAAACGTCGGGCAGTCAGCGTGCCCACTTAA